GGCCACGATGATCGATATCCCCAGTATGATCGCGCCTATGATGATGGCGAGCGAAACGTTCTGGTCCACCTCGATTTCTTTCTTGATCGAGAAGGGAGAGAAAAGCTTTACCAATAAAAAGCCCACTCCCATCAGTGCGATGCCCAGCATCGAGAAAATCGCGGTCTCGATTGCGCCCACGAGTACATGGTTCCATTCCATAGTCTGCTCCTTTAGATCAGTTATAGTGAATCCGGCATTGTGCACAGTGTCGTGATGCTTCCGGGAGCCGATGCAACCGGTAGTTCTCCCGAACGCGAATGGACGGTTTTGTGCCTGTTCGGGTTAAGTGTACCGATGCGCACGAGTCCCGTCATTGAACCGTTTATTTTCCCGAGCGCATCCCCCCGGAGACGGGTCCGCCCGTACGCATGCCCGGGTAATAGGTCGATCCCACCCGGAGCGATTTTCTCTGCTCGCGCATCCTCTGCATATAGTACGTGCCGGCCCGGTCGTACCCCACGAGATAGTTCGAGAGCGCGAATCCGCCGCCCAGGAGCACAAGACCGACTATGAGACTGCGTATCATGCGATTCCTCCTACCCGTCCACCGGGAACGGAAGCTCGTTATATTTTCGCGATTTCGCGCGATTGTAGAGCATAAGCACGCCGAGCACGCCTAAAATGATGGGAAAATACAGCGAGCTCTTCATTCCCCGGGAAAGCCCCACGCTTACGGATTCGGTCTTTCTCGGCTTTTCGCTGAAAAGTGAAAGGTAGACATAGTAATTGCCGGGGTCCTGCATCACGAAGCTCTTGGAAAGACTGGTGTCGGACTCATGCCAGTAGCCCTCGCTGTCGGTGCCATCCTCGTCCCAGAAGTCCCCCTGAAATACGTACGATTCGACGGGGTCGGGCTGGAACTCGATGTCGTCAAGCGCGTCGTTCACCGCCTTCGCGTGCTCCCGGTCGATCGTGGGGGCGAGCGCCTTCAGCCGGTCCTCCGCGATGAGCATGACGCGGAATGACTGCCACTCGCGTGAGAGCTGCTGCACCGACTGGTCGGCCGTGATGCTGAACTCGTAGAGGTTTTCCGGATCGTCGAGCGTCACCGGACCATACAGCACCTCGCTGTTGTAGACGGTCCCCTGTCCCTGCTCGGTCATCTTCGCGTTATCGGTTATGACGAGCCTGTTGTTGGTCACGCCCTCCACGCGGGTTCCCGAGGCGCACCCGCGCACGATGAACCCGCAGGCGATCACGCTCATGGCGA
Above is a window of Spirochaetota bacterium DNA encoding:
- a CDS encoding DUF4178 domain-containing protein: AEGVSAVFKLGLKGVIDGIEYEIIGRIRYQEEEEYELSTWDEWLAVNTADGSYHWFVEEDGAIFLYGDYVPQSINLEAANNTFEFDGRSITKNRGFVARIVFHEGELTWRPELGEPMTVYDFKNGGTYFTIEQSEGEVSISSGKKLAYKAVLQAFRKDEYLEQYESTIKARKSYRNKAWLYLAMSVIACGFIVRGCASGTRVEGVTNNRLVITDNAKMTEQGQGTVYNSEVLYGPVTLDDPENLYEFSITADQSVQQLSREWQSFRVMLIAEDRLKALAPTIDREHAKAVNDALDDIEFQPDPVESYVFQGDFWDEDGTDSEGYWHESDTSLSKSFVMQDPGNYYVYLSLFSEKPRKTESVSVGLSRGMKSSLYFPIILGVLGVLMLYNRAKSRKYNELPFPVDG
- a CDS encoding DUF350 domain-containing protein, with translation MEWNHVLVGAIETAIFSMLGIALMGVGFLLVKLFSPFSIKKEIEVDQNVSLAIIIGAIILGISIIVAAVISSPSSQTGASVIKSAAVESKADVRSDEKPAPVKPAK